The sequence ACATTTCCAAGGGGTAGACTCCGGTGACTCACACCGGAGGAGTTATTATTCAGTAGTTTTACAGGTAGCCAGAGAGAGCAGATAGTGCCTCCTACAGGATAAAGTCAAACGTGCCCACAGCTGTGAGGAAGACACTCACCGTAGCCCTGTTGCTGTGGAGGATAGCCCTGTTGCCCTGGGTACTGCTGTTGTGGTGGATAGCCCTGCTGCTGGGGAGGGCCTTGTTGGTATGCCTCCTGCTGCTGGCCATACTGGGTGTTGCCTACAGGGGTTAACAACGTGCACTATGATCAACAAGTTGGCTAATACAATAATATTGATGATATTACTCAGAAATTACTTGGGATTTGATATCACTCGGGATTTGATGACACTGCTCAGATTATTACTTGGAATTTTACTGGATGGCTGCAAGCGGTGAGGCGTTTCATCTTTTCCACCCTTTTGGATGGTTTTGGGGTTTAGCAGTGCAATATTTCAATGGACACTTGACAACAGGAGATAATGAATTATtgtcaaaaacaaatcaaaacaataTATCATCTTAAGAAGCTCTGGATCCATCCCACATAACTGTTTGGACACAGTCATGTTATTGCAACACAACCTGTGGAAATAAAGAATTATGAGATTATGCagtaaaataacaaaaaaatgaGATAGAAATGACATAGCAGTGAAGAAAATAAAGGCAAGAGAGCAGAAAAGAGAAATTTGCCTTGCACAAACTCATCAAACCGGCTGCTTGACCTCCTGTTTAAGTGACCAGATATGTCTGAATGCAAGAACTGCAGCATCACTAAATGTAAATCCAGTGGGGCAACTTATTTTCATCTCTTTTGGAACAGAGATGGCAGCCAAAGGCATGCTCCTAAACAAAGGCGACAGTGATAAGAGTCAAAAGCCATGTGTTTTCAGCATCTGAACATTGGCGAAcatttacgggggggggggggggtgctgtcatGGCAGTAATCTTGCGTAGGTAAGCGTAGGGGACCCTACTGTTGCAGACTGTAGTCACTATGAATTACTCAACTCAGCTAGAGATAATAAACTCAATACAGGCATTCATTTTTATCTACAAATAAACTGTTGGAGTCTTTCATATTGCAGTGCAGAATTCTGTAAAATATTTTAAGCCTCCGACAGACTGAGCGATTGTAGCAATCCTATAatgcccttttccactacatggttgagttgagccggtaccatgtagtggaaaggggcataagtttattgcaagcccCACTGTGTGATGTGGATCTAATAAAACTTGGGagccacatcaagtgtgatgtgtgtacactgtaccatgataacaccactgaatcgcaggctacgatGATAAAAACATCATCAGTGTGCATCCATAAAAACGTCACCAGTGTGCGTGCCGCATCAGCGTGTCATCAGTCTACGtcactggtagagcaacatgacgccaagcaggaatcgagtcctttcaatagtcgccgcagctcgtcTTGTTGACTccatggcatttgggtcacagatgctaacggtctgtttgtttgtgttcagCGCCAACAAAGATTGtgcgtggcgttgatcagtgcgtcatgtcgtgctgcatttctattggttggttagtagacgtaggtcgtagcagcagtcacattgtgagacggtcatcctacatttctgacactgtcagacttttgtccctggttgtcttcggtcgcaagaccgtaataacagccgtctttgaacctgtctcacagtgtgacGTAGGACCACAGTTTTGGAGCcacaaccaaagacatgtaggtcaggtgaatcagccgtactaaattgcccctaggtatgagtgtgtgtgtgtgtgtgtgtgtcggccctgtgtgacggcctggcggcctgtccagggtgtctccccgcctgccgcccaatgactgctgggataggctccagcacccccgtgaccctgagagcaggataagcggctcggataatggatagatggatggaccaaagacatcgccacgtttagtcatctttcatctgagacggcccacatcacacagtctgtaggaggctttagatGCAAACATTTGAGACAGTAAGATTTGAGATTATGTTTTGCACatcttatttgaaaaaaaaaaaaatcttttctggTTCTTGGTACCATCTTTGCTTGTGAAAACCAACACAGTTTCAAAGCCATCAGAGAAGTACAGTAAGATAATACAGTCAGCAGACAACAAGAACACAAAAGCAAAGTAAGTGTTAATGGACAAAGACAGAGGAAATAATCTATCTCAAAACAGTCTATTAATGTGGGCAACATTAGCAGTTTAGCCTTAAAATCCCAAATGAGGTTTAATGAGTATAATCTACAACAGGTGTTTGTCACGGTAAGTAAGAGACTTTAACTTCGTTTCAGCCAAGATACTGATGCCTGGAACTTGGAAAAATAAACTACTTTGGATGTAAGTTGCACAGTTGCATTCCTTGTTAGACCACTATTCAAGAAACGGACCAATTTATTTGTCAACCGAAACGAGACAGCTTTGCAAAATCTCACCTTAACAAGGCCAGTCTTGGCTTTATAGTAATATAAGCTTATCCCCATGGCTATCGCTGCAACGAGGGGAACATTTCACAAAACTTATAGGTAATGAGGGTAACGGCATCGCAAGATCACAAACAGGTTTTCAATTCTACTCAAGATGCCAGACAGAGAGTGGACCAAGGCATTCTGGACGCAGTATACTGTACTCGTACCCCGTGTGGAACCCACCTAATGACTACATACCTTTCCTTTCCTTGATTAGAGCCAGCAGCAACTCTGATTTCCCAGAAAAAAAGAGGTGTATATTTGCCCCCCGCCCAGACTCCTTTTCATCCTCCGTATTTAAACACAACTCCTCTAAGTGAATAGAATTTTGTTTCTTGTTTGCCCATAGGAGCGGTTGGAGGGGTTCTCCTACCTTCTGAGGCTCCCTGTCCTGCGTGACTGTACTGGTCCCCATAGTAGTCTTCCTGCCCTGGGTACTGCTGAGGGGGTCCTATATACACACAtagcacacaacaaacacacaggtAGATTCAAGGTGTTGTTGGGTGGATTGGTTCTGTGTGAGGGGAAGGGGAGTGAGGGATGGATTCCCTGCCACTACTTCTAGTGCAAGTTTTTCCGTGAGGTCACtcgactagttttttttttccagctgtttGAGGCTCGAAATTAGATCTCAGAACACCGAAGTTTCGGTGAACAACAGTAAAATGAGATCCATTttgaggagagacagagaaagaaatgcAGAAGTGTGGGGTTAGAAAGAGGAAAGGCCGGAGCACTGTTCTGCAGACACCTAGCCCACTCAGCTCTGAGGGGCATACCTTGCTGTGGGGGTCTGTAGGGTGGCATGGGCCTCTGGCCCATGACGTGGTTTCCCTGGTTGACCTGGCCCATCATACCCATAGGATTCTGTTGCCCTTGGTAATGCTGCCCACCACCACCAGGGGGCATGTTATACTGTTGGGAGGGAGGCTGCTGGTGCATCATGGGGCCTAAGGCAGACCAACAGAAAATATGCTTAATAGAGTGAACGGCAAAAACAAAAGTCAAAAGTAGAGCCTAAAATACACAAAGTGGAAACCAGTAAAACGTATTATACCTTGGTTGGGCTGCATGTTCATGCTGGGCCGAGGTCCGTAGTTTCCCATGGGCTGGCCTTGGGTCATGTTCATCTGGCTCTGGGCTGGCATGCCCTGGGAGGAAGGGATGGTGTGATTGTAGCCACCCATGGAGCCATGGCTGCTGGGGGGCATATTCATGGAGCCAGCGGGCATGTTGGGGGGCTGGCTGGGGCCCGGGCCGGGTCCTTGCATTGGCATGTGATTAGGCCCTGGAAGAGAGAAGCAGTGATGAGTTCTCTCTCTGGTAAAAACATAGCTAATCAATACAGATGTGATCCTTAACTGATGGCGGGAAAGTATTCCATCATATTATAAAATGTCCTAGACATTTGCTCCTAAATGGATTATTCTACAGCAGCTGTGAGGAGCAAACATTAAAAAAGCATTTGCTGTAATTGCGCAAAAGCTCCTGTTTTTACAAGTCACTGACAAAGATAGATTTGCAAACATGAAAACAGACAAAAatcacacaacaaaacaaaaagggaGACAAAATGGGAAAAataacaactagaagagtgcccTCAGTAGAGTgaagatctccgccaggcgtagctccccttctccagtgctcggacttggcgacaaaccgcCTCTTTTTTcccctaccaggagaagggaagaTACAGAGGCACTGCCTTCGTATCTCCTCTTCTTGAACTCTGACTTAGGcggaaaaccagctgaggaggtgGCACTCAATTGTGGCATAAAACaggttttcaaaggttttgaatcacggcAAGGAGAGGTCCATGATCAGTCCGTCACCCCTGCACAATATTTTTAGGCTGACAGGCCGAGTAGTATGCGAGATCAGCAGCGGACAGATACGCACACGAATGAGACCAAGTCTGATATGAACTTGCGTTTTccaaaaaggtttgctatgcgaccatgtttgtctaaccctgtctttattttcataaaattATAAAGGTGGGTGAACTGTTTACACTCATGCACGCGTGACTCGcatacggttgactcagatcgggcagtgaca is a genomic window of Lampris incognitus isolate fLamInc1 chromosome 14, fLamInc1.hap2, whole genome shotgun sequence containing:
- the ss18 gene encoding protein SSXT isoform X2 translates to MSVAFAPHRQRGKGDITPAGIQKLLDENNQLIQCIMDFQSKGKTAECSQYQQMLHRNLVYLATIADSNQNMQSLLPAPPTQNMPMGPGGMNQSGPPTQPPHGHNMPSEGMVSGGPPAPHMQNQMNGQMPGPNHMPMQGPGPGPSQPPNMPAGSMNMPPSSHGSMGGYNHTIPSSQGMPAQSQMNMTQGQPMGNYGPRPSMNMQPNQGPMMHQQPPSQQYNMPPGGGGQHYQGQQNPMGMMGQVNQGNHVMGQRPMPPYRPPQQGPPQQYPGQEDYYGDQYSHAGQGASEGNTQYGQQQEAYQQGPPQQQGYPPQQQYPGQQGYPPQQQGYGPSQSAPGQYPNYPQGQGQQYGAYRPPQPGPPQGQQQRPYGYDQGHMRK
- the ss18 gene encoding protein SSXT isoform X1 encodes the protein MSVAFAPHRQRGKGDITPAGIQKLLDENNQLIQCIMDFQSKGKTAECSQYQQMLHRNLVYLATIADSNQNMQSLLPAPPTQNMPMGPGGMNQSGPPTQPPHGHNMPSEGMVSGGPPAPHMQNQMNGQMPGPNHMPMQGPGPGPSQPPNMPAGSMNMPPSSHGSMGGYNHTIPSSQGMPAQSQMNMTQGQPMGNYGPRPSMNMQPNQGPMMHQQPPSQQYNMPPGGGGQHYQGQQNPMGMMGQVNQGNHVMGQRPMPPYRPPQQGPPQQYPGQEDYYGDQYSHAGQGASEGNTQYGQQQEAYQQGPPQQQGYPPQQQYPGQQGYPPQQQGYGPSQSAPGQYPNYPQGQGQQYGAYRPPQPGPPQGQQQRPYGYDQGQYGNYQQ